One Anaerobacillus alkaliphilus DNA window includes the following coding sequences:
- the coaBC gene encoding bifunctional phosphopantothenoylcysteine decarboxylase/phosphopantothenate--cysteine ligase CoaBC, with amino-acid sequence MLTGKKVLLCVTGGIAVYKACALTSKLTQAGAVVKVAMTEGASKFVTPLSFQSLSREPVYVDTFDEKDPTKITHIDIADWPDVVLVAPATANMIGKIANGIADDLISTMILATTAPVLVAPAMNVHMYEHPAVKANLEKLKSFGYKLLSPSEGYLACGYVGKGRLMEPEDIITNLEGFFKPQSSPLQNKTVLVTAGPTQERLDPVRYFTNRSSGKMGYAIAEEAAKRGANVILVSGPTNLQPPANVHFVQVKSANDMYESVMEHYRNVDVVVKSAAVADYRPKLVADQKIKKQPSDWSIEMERTTDILHTLGTEKTHQLLIGFAAESEQVEYYAQDKLRRKNLDMIVANSILQSGAGFEGDTNIVTMFKKDGTSVSLPLMSKQEVASNLLNEIELLLKENVE; translated from the coding sequence ATGTTAACGGGGAAAAAGGTTTTATTATGCGTAACTGGAGGAATTGCTGTCTATAAAGCGTGTGCCCTTACTAGTAAATTAACACAGGCCGGTGCCGTTGTAAAAGTAGCTATGACAGAGGGTGCTTCAAAGTTCGTGACGCCACTTTCCTTTCAGTCATTATCAAGAGAACCGGTTTATGTTGATACATTTGACGAAAAGGATCCTACAAAAATTACACATATAGATATCGCCGACTGGCCAGATGTTGTCTTAGTTGCTCCTGCAACGGCAAATATGATTGGAAAGATTGCTAATGGGATTGCTGACGATTTAATTTCAACAATGATTTTGGCAACTACAGCCCCTGTTTTGGTGGCTCCTGCTATGAATGTACATATGTATGAACATCCGGCCGTAAAGGCAAATTTAGAGAAATTAAAGTCTTTTGGCTATAAGCTATTAAGCCCTAGTGAAGGTTATCTAGCATGCGGGTATGTAGGAAAAGGTAGATTGATGGAACCGGAAGATATTATCACTAATTTAGAAGGTTTTTTTAAACCACAATCTTCACCTTTGCAAAATAAAACAGTACTAGTAACCGCAGGACCTACTCAAGAGAGGCTTGACCCCGTTCGATACTTTACAAATCGCTCTTCCGGAAAAATGGGTTATGCTATTGCCGAAGAAGCAGCAAAACGTGGAGCTAATGTAATATTAGTGTCAGGCCCAACGAACCTTCAACCGCCAGCCAATGTTCATTTCGTTCAAGTGAAATCTGCAAACGACATGTATGAAAGTGTCATGGAGCATTACCGAAATGTTGACGTGGTAGTTAAATCAGCAGCAGTTGCAGATTATCGTCCGAAACTTGTCGCAGACCAAAAAATAAAAAAACAACCAAGTGATTGGTCGATTGAGATGGAGAGAACAACTGATATCTTACATACGCTAGGTACAGAAAAGACACATCAACTATTGATTGGCTTCGCTGCAGAGAGTGAACAAGTTGAGTATTATGCTCAGGATAAATTACGTCGGAAAAATCTAGATATGATCGTTGCCAATAGTATCCTTCAGTCTGGTGCTGGATTTGAAGGTGATACAAATATAGTCACCATGTTTAAAAAAGATGGGACATCAGTTTCCCTACCGTTAATGAGTAAACAGGAAGTTGCTAGTAACCTATTAAATGAAATAGAACTACTATTAAAGGAAAATGTAGAATGA
- the rpoZ gene encoding DNA-directed RNA polymerase subunit omega translates to MLYPSIDNLLTKLDSKYTLVTVSSKRARYLKESNEHDLMVEKPKSYKQVGKALEEISAGQLSFKRREEE, encoded by the coding sequence ATGTTATACCCATCAATTGATAATTTATTAACGAAGCTAGATTCGAAATATACACTGGTCACTGTTTCTTCAAAAAGAGCTCGCTATCTTAAAGAGTCAAATGAACATGATTTAATGGTAGAAAAACCGAAATCATATAAACAAGTTGGAAAGGCACTTGAAGAGATTTCTGCAGGGCAACTTTCCTTTAAACGTAGAGAAGAAGAATAA